In the genome of Piliocolobus tephrosceles isolate RC106 chromosome 20, ASM277652v3, whole genome shotgun sequence, one region contains:
- the RAB5IF gene encoding uncharacterized protein RAB5IF isoform X1, giving the protein MSGGRRKEEPPQPQLANGALKVSVWSKVLRSDAAWEDKDEFLDVIYWFRQIIAVVLGVIWGVLPLRGFLGIAGFCLINAGVLYLYFSNYLQIDEEEYGGTWELTKEGFMTSFALFMVIWIIFYTAIHYD; this is encoded by the exons ATGAGCGGCGGGCGGCGGAAGGAGGAGCCGCCTCAGCCGCAGCTGGCTAACGGGGCCCTCAAAGTCTCCGTCTGGAGCAAGGTTCTGCGGAGCGACGCGGCCTGGGAGGACAAG GATGAATTTTTAGATGTGATCTACTGGTTCCGACAGATCATTGCTGTGGTCCTGGGTGTCATTTGGGGAGTGTTACCATTACGAGGTTTCTTGGGAATAGCAGG ATTCTGCCTGATCAATGCAGGAGTCCTGTACCTCTACTTCAGCAATTATCTACAGATTGATGAGGAAGAATATGGCGGCACGTGGGAGCTCACGAAAGAAGGGTTTATGACCTCTTTTGCCTTGTTCATG GTCATCTGGATCATCTTTTACACTGCCATTCATTATGACTGA
- the RAB5IF gene encoding uncharacterized protein RAB5IF isoform X2 produces the protein MSGGRRKEEPPQPQLANGALKVSVWSKVLRSDAAWEDKDEFLDVIYWFRQIIAVVLGVIWGVLPLRGFLGIAGSSGSSFTLPFIMTDGVQLPADPYPVQRTLLITAQELDRWGTPAPWNLEDPCFLDCESVCWASVFSARVVT, from the exons ATGAGCGGCGGGCGGCGGAAGGAGGAGCCGCCTCAGCCGCAGCTGGCTAACGGGGCCCTCAAAGTCTCCGTCTGGAGCAAGGTTCTGCGGAGCGACGCGGCCTGGGAGGACAAG GATGAATTTTTAGATGTGATCTACTGGTTCCGACAGATCATTGCTGTGGTCCTGGGTGTCATTTGGGGAGTGTTACCATTACGAGGTTTCTTGGGAATAGCAGG GTCATCTGGATCATCTTTTACACTGCCATTCATTATGACTGATGGTGTACAGCTCCCAGCTGATCCCTACCCAGTCCAAAGGACCCTCTTGATTACAGCACAGGAACTTGATCGTTGGGGAACCCCAGCCCCTTGGAACTTGGAAGACCCCTGTTTCCTGGACTGCGAATCAGTGTGTTGGGCATCAGTGTTTTCTGCAAGGGTTGTGAcctga